One Lysinibacillus sp. OF-1 DNA segment encodes these proteins:
- the greA gene encoding transcription elongation factor GreA, giving the protein MANEKQYPMTAEGKRKLEEELVKLETETRKEIVERIKIARDFGDLSENAEYDSAKEEQAFLEGRISTLKSMIRNAVIISEDETDNSVVSLGKTVTFVEIINGKPSSDEESYTIVGSAEADPMEFRISNESPIAKGLLGRAEGEEVAVQTPGGEMKVKIISIK; this is encoded by the coding sequence TTGGCAAATGAAAAACAGTACCCTATGACAGCTGAGGGAAAACGTAAATTAGAAGAAGAATTAGTAAAATTAGAAACAGAAACACGTAAAGAAATCGTTGAACGTATTAAAATAGCACGTGATTTTGGAGATCTATCTGAAAATGCTGAGTATGATTCAGCAAAAGAAGAGCAAGCCTTTTTAGAAGGTCGTATTTCTACATTAAAATCAATGATTCGTAACGCAGTGATTATTTCTGAGGATGAGACAGATAACAGTGTTGTATCACTTGGGAAAACGGTTACATTTGTAGAAATCATTAATGGTAAACCGTCATCAGATGAAGAATCGTATACAATTGTTGGTTCTGCTGAGGCAGATCCAATGGAATTCCGCATTTCAAATGAATCGCCAATTGCAAAGGGTCTACTTGGTCGTGCTGAAGGTGAAGAAGTTGCCGTACAAACACCTGGTGGCGAAATGAAAGTGAAAATTATTTCCATTAAATAA
- the udk gene encoding uridine kinase — protein sequence MAAKRPVVIGIAGGSCSGKTSVTHAIYEVFREHSVVVIEQDFYYKDQSHLTFEERLGTNYDHPLAFDNDLLIEHIKKLLVRQPIEKPVYDYVQHTRAEEVIHVEPVDVIILEGILVLEDADLRDLMDIKLFVDTDSDLRIIRRIMRDIKERGRTTDSVIEQYLAAVRPMHNLFIEPTKRYADIIIPEGGDNEVAIDLMVTKIKTILETDNVL from the coding sequence ATGGCAGCAAAGCGACCAGTTGTCATCGGAATCGCTGGTGGCTCATGCTCTGGAAAAACGAGTGTGACGCACGCCATTTATGAAGTTTTCCGTGAGCATTCCGTTGTGGTGATTGAACAAGATTTTTATTATAAAGATCAAAGTCATTTAACATTTGAAGAACGCTTAGGAACAAACTACGATCATCCGTTGGCTTTCGATAATGATTTATTAATTGAGCACATAAAAAAACTGTTAGTGCGTCAACCAATTGAAAAACCTGTTTATGACTATGTGCAGCATACGAGAGCAGAAGAAGTGATCCATGTTGAACCAGTAGATGTTATTATCCTAGAAGGTATTCTAGTGCTAGAAGATGCTGATTTACGTGATTTAATGGATATTAAATTATTCGTAGACACAGACTCAGATTTACGAATTATTCGTCGTATCATGCGTGATATTAAAGAGCGTGGTCGTACAACTGATTCGGTTATTGAGCAGTATTTAGCAGCGGTTCGACCTATGCATAATTTATTTATTGAACCAACGAAACGTTATGCTGATATCATTATTCCAGAAGGCGGGGATAATGAGGTAGCAATTGATTTAATGGTAACGAAAATTAAAACTATTCTTGAAACCGACAACGTATTGTAA
- the yqeK gene encoding bis(5'-nucleosyl)-tetraphosphatase (symmetrical) YqeK, with product MEREQYLAAIKPRMPEKRYIHTIGVMETAIDLAQKYGEDVKKAEIAAILHDIAKYEDIEWMENIVRDENLDPQLIGWGSELLHGPVGAYIAQSEFGITDDELLNAIRFHTTGRVGMSRLEKIIFVADMIEPNRRFDGVERLRKKAQKNLDKAMSACVRHTLAFLIDTKQPIYPLSIECYNDTMNREDSEG from the coding sequence ATGGAACGCGAACAGTATTTAGCGGCGATTAAGCCAAGAATGCCTGAAAAACGTTATATTCATACAATCGGTGTAATGGAAACAGCCATCGATTTAGCACAAAAATATGGCGAGGATGTTAAAAAAGCTGAAATAGCAGCAATCCTCCATGATATTGCTAAATATGAAGACATTGAATGGATGGAGAATATCGTTCGTGATGAAAATTTAGATCCACAATTAATTGGCTGGGGCAGTGAATTACTCCACGGCCCAGTCGGTGCCTATATAGCGCAAAGTGAGTTTGGCATCACAGACGATGAGTTGTTAAATGCGATTCGTTTCCATACAACAGGACGCGTTGGGATGAGTCGTTTAGAAAAAATCATTTTTGTCGCAGATATGATTGAGCCAAACCGTCGATTTGATGGTGTGGAGCGTCTGCGAAAGAAGGCGCAAAAAAATTTGGATAAGGCGATGAGTGCATGTGTACGCCATACTTTGGCATTTTTAATAGACACAAAGCAACCAATTTATCCTTTATCAATAGAATGTTATAACGATACGATGAACAGAGAGGATAGTGAAGGATGA
- a CDS encoding phosphatidylserine decarboxylase → MKEKLYQRLIELTNGKQSSHLLQAIAKAKWSKRIIPSYMKLYDINIEEVSKKQQQFSSLHDFFTRELLEEARPIEKNPTIYVSPVDAKVESFGRIEWDMTFLVKGKPYALQDLLGNTERAAQYADGHFIVFYLSPADYHRIHSPIDGEVVRQYTLGQKSYPVNQLGLTYGKKPISHNYRLVTELKAANQQHVAFIKVGATFVNSIVLTNTTTKWRKGQEVGYFSFGSTVVMLFEKDTVEFTDNVVQGSPIRMGEAFANML, encoded by the coding sequence ATGAAAGAAAAACTATATCAACGCTTGATAGAACTAACGAATGGTAAGCAATCTTCCCATCTTTTGCAGGCAATTGCAAAAGCGAAGTGGAGTAAACGTATAATTCCAAGCTACATGAAGTTATACGATATTAACATTGAAGAAGTTTCAAAAAAACAACAACAATTTTCAAGTTTACATGATTTTTTCACAAGAGAACTTCTAGAAGAAGCTCGACCTATTGAAAAAAATCCAACGATTTATGTTAGCCCAGTAGATGCCAAGGTGGAATCTTTTGGTCGCATTGAATGGGATATGACATTTCTAGTTAAGGGTAAGCCCTATGCATTACAAGATTTACTAGGTAATACAGAGAGAGCCGCACAATATGCAGATGGTCATTTTATCGTATTTTATTTAAGTCCTGCTGATTATCATCGTATCCATAGTCCGATAGATGGGGAAGTAGTACGACAATATACACTTGGTCAGAAATCTTATCCCGTGAATCAGCTAGGTCTTACATACGGTAAAAAACCAATTTCTCATAATTATCGTTTAGTGACAGAGCTGAAAGCAGCCAATCAACAGCATGTAGCCTTTATTAAAGTTGGTGCGACTTTTGTTAATTCCATTGTGCTTACGAATACGACAACGAAATGGCGTAAAGGTCAGGAAGTTGGATATTTTTCATTTGGTTCCACAGTGGTTATGCTGTTTGAAAAGGATACGGTTGAATTTACGGATAATGTTGTACAGGGAAGCCCAATTCGAATGGGTGAAGCTTTTGCAAATATGCTATAA
- the sigK gene encoding RNA polymerase sporulation sigma factor SigK — protein sequence MSGIFTSMLQLWLEIPALLGYLKGQTFHKPFSKEEEAACIERFLGGDEQARLDLIERNMRLVAHVVKKFHPKHEQLDDYISIGTIGLMKAVESYTPDKKTRLATYAARCIENEILMHLRTQKKVQKDVSLFEPIGTDKDGNALQIRDLLQCDEESATEKLEHKEHVAQLYHYLHMLDERELEIVTLRYGLNQQDALTQKEIAARLNISRSYVSRIEKRALIKLYQLYKRDQKSIE from the coding sequence ATGAGCGGAATTTTTACATCAATGTTGCAGTTATGGCTTGAAATCCCTGCGTTGCTTGGCTACTTAAAGGGGCAAACATTCCATAAACCCTTTTCAAAAGAAGAGGAAGCTGCTTGTATTGAACGATTTTTAGGTGGCGATGAGCAAGCACGTCTTGACTTAATCGAACGCAATATGAGGCTTGTCGCGCACGTCGTAAAAAAATTCCATCCAAAACATGAACAACTAGATGATTATATTTCCATCGGAACAATCGGTCTAATGAAAGCTGTCGAGAGCTATACCCCTGACAAAAAAACTAGACTTGCCACATATGCAGCCCGTTGTATTGAAAATGAAATTTTAATGCATCTGCGCACACAAAAAAAAGTGCAGAAAGACGTATCACTGTTTGAGCCTATTGGGACTGATAAAGATGGTAATGCACTGCAAATTCGTGATTTACTTCAGTGTGACGAAGAAAGCGCCACAGAAAAACTAGAGCATAAAGAACATGTGGCACAGTTATATCACTATTTGCATATGCTTGATGAACGTGAGCTCGAAATTGTGACACTACGCTATGGTTTAAACCAACAGGATGCCCTTACACAAAAGGAAATTGCTGCTCGTTTAAATATCTCACGCAGCTATGTATCTCGCATTGAAAAGCGAGCACTTATTAAACTCTATCAACTATACAAACGAGACCAAAAGTCTATTGAATAA
- a CDS encoding YqeG family HAD IIIA-type phosphatase produces MYNFLLPNEFVTNIFEITPEKLQELGIRGIITDLDNTLVEWDRPDATEELIIWLRIMKESGIRVIIASNNNEARVKHFAEPLDIPYIHKAKKPLRNAFYNALIQLGLRPNEVVMVGDQLLTDVMGAKRLGLHTVLVKPVAQSDGLVTKLNRFIERRVFNDLKRKGIITWEEQE; encoded by the coding sequence TTGTATAATTTTTTATTACCGAACGAATTTGTGACGAATATTTTTGAAATTACGCCGGAAAAGTTACAAGAATTAGGGATTAGAGGCATCATTACGGATTTAGATAATACGCTTGTTGAATGGGATCGCCCAGACGCAACAGAAGAGCTGATTATTTGGTTACGTATTATGAAAGAATCAGGTATTCGAGTTATTATTGCATCGAATAACAATGAAGCGCGTGTGAAGCATTTTGCTGAGCCATTAGATATCCCGTATATTCACAAGGCAAAAAAACCACTTCGTAATGCTTTTTATAATGCACTGATTCAACTAGGTTTACGCCCAAATGAAGTAGTCATGGTTGGAGATCAACTCCTGACTGATGTGATGGGCGCAAAACGTTTAGGCTTGCATACAGTGTTAGTAAAGCCTGTTGCACAATCAGATGGGCTGGTAACAAAATTGAATCGTTTCATTGAGCGTCGAGTATTTAATGATTTGAAACGTAAAGGAATAATAACTTGGGAGGAACAAGAATGA
- the aroE gene encoding shikimate dehydrogenase encodes MKKWFAVMGDPIEHSKSPAMHNAWFEDMSIDATYIPLHVPSDQLESAVAGLKTLGASGWNVTIPHKTAIIPYLDELDELAQKMGAVNTVVRTKEGKLKGYNTDGIGFVRSLEEAVGVSRKDKPVLLVGAGGAARGIAFAMQQQGYHHLTIANRTVANAQAIIDEMDMGRAMSLQEAEETLADFGIIVQMTSAGLATGNFSMPFSLDRLAKGAIVADIVYNPLMTPFLQAAEEKGATIVTGLGMFVHQGAIAFEHWLGNYPNTNSMIAQLKAQLGGN; translated from the coding sequence ATGAAGAAATGGTTTGCAGTTATGGGTGATCCAATTGAACATTCAAAATCACCGGCCATGCACAATGCTTGGTTTGAGGACATGTCAATAGATGCGACATATATTCCTTTGCATGTACCTTCTGATCAATTAGAATCAGCAGTTGCTGGTTTGAAAACATTAGGGGCGAGTGGCTGGAACGTGACAATTCCTCATAAGACAGCAATCATTCCATATTTAGATGAGCTAGATGAGCTGGCGCAAAAAATGGGCGCAGTGAATACAGTCGTACGAACAAAAGAGGGAAAGCTGAAGGGCTATAATACAGATGGGATTGGCTTTGTTCGCTCACTAGAAGAAGCCGTTGGTGTATCTCGAAAGGACAAGCCTGTATTACTTGTTGGTGCTGGTGGCGCTGCTCGCGGTATTGCCTTTGCTATGCAGCAACAAGGCTATCACCATTTAACTATCGCCAATCGTACGGTGGCAAATGCCCAAGCGATAATTGATGAAATGGATATGGGTCGTGCGATGTCATTACAAGAAGCAGAAGAAACATTAGCTGATTTCGGCATTATTGTGCAAATGACATCGGCTGGCCTTGCTACGGGCAATTTTTCTATGCCATTTTCATTAGATCGACTTGCGAAAGGAGCAATTGTTGCGGATATTGTGTATAATCCATTAATGACGCCTTTTTTACAAGCGGCTGAAGAAAAAGGAGCAACGATTGTCACAGGCTTAGGGATGTTTGTCCATCAAGGAGCCATTGCTTTTGAACACTGGTTAGGAAACTATCCAAACACAAATTCAATGATTGCGCAGCTTAAGGCGCAATTAGGAGGAAACTAA
- the mtnN gene encoding 5'-methylthioadenosine/S-adenosylhomocysteine nucleosidase: protein MKIAVIGAMEEEVELLRAALNDAQSTMIAGSEYTTGTYEGKEVVLLKSGIGKVNAAMSTTILLHEFKPDVVMNTGSAGGYDEALEVGAIVISDEVRHHDVDVTIFGYEIGQMAGMPAAYKSDEKLMKVAEEAVKAVGEHQYGIGLICSGDAFMNDPERVEAVRRHFPQMKAVEMEAAAVAQVCYQFATPFVVIRALSDIAGKESNISFDEFLPVAAKHSTQVVLKAIASL, encoded by the coding sequence ATGAAAATAGCAGTAATTGGCGCAATGGAAGAGGAAGTAGAGCTTCTAAGAGCAGCATTAAACGATGCACAAAGTACAATGATTGCAGGCAGTGAGTATACAACAGGGACTTATGAAGGCAAGGAAGTTGTGTTATTAAAAAGTGGTATTGGCAAGGTGAATGCTGCTATGTCTACGACAATCCTTTTACATGAGTTTAAGCCGGATGTTGTTATGAATACAGGCTCTGCAGGTGGATATGACGAGGCACTTGAGGTAGGCGCTATCGTCATTTCTGATGAAGTTCGCCACCATGATGTAGATGTCACAATTTTTGGCTATGAAATCGGACAGATGGCTGGGATGCCAGCAGCTTATAAATCAGATGAGAAATTGATGAAAGTCGCTGAGGAGGCCGTCAAGGCGGTTGGAGAGCATCAGTATGGCATCGGTTTAATTTGCTCTGGAGATGCTTTTATGAATGATCCTGAACGTGTAGAAGCGGTTCGTCGTCATTTCCCTCAAATGAAGGCTGTAGAAATGGAAGCGGCTGCGGTTGCTCAAGTATGTTATCAATTTGCTACACCTTTTGTTGTCATTCGTGCTTTATCAGATATTGCTGGGAAAGAATCGAATATTAGTTTCGATGAGTTTTTACCAGTTGCTGCAAAGCATTCTACACAAGTCGTTTTAAAAGCAATTGCCTCTCTATAA
- a CDS encoding nicotinate-nucleotide adenylyltransferase — protein MKKVGLLGGTFNPPHIGHLMMANEVFHALELDEIRFMPNAIPPHKQARFDASNVERLEMVKRAIRPFPYFSVESYEVEKGGVSYSYETLSALCRREPDVKFYFIIGGDMIDSLHTWHCIDDLVKIVRFVGVKRPGTAATTEYPISMVEVPQIDLSSTLIRERLATGGTVTFLLPEAVETFIREEGLYGTRTVFSGD, from the coding sequence ATGAAAAAGGTCGGTTTACTAGGTGGCACATTTAACCCACCACATATAGGGCATCTCATGATGGCTAATGAGGTTTTTCATGCGCTAGAGCTTGATGAAATCCGTTTTATGCCAAATGCTATACCACCACATAAGCAGGCACGATTTGATGCTAGTAATGTCGAACGACTCGAAATGGTGAAGCGTGCAATTCGTCCATTTCCTTATTTTTCAGTAGAGTCGTATGAGGTTGAGAAGGGTGGCGTATCCTATTCCTATGAGACACTTTCTGCCTTGTGTAGAAGAGAACCGGATGTGAAATTTTACTTTATCATCGGTGGCGATATGATTGATTCGCTACATACATGGCATTGTATTGATGATTTAGTAAAAATCGTGCGGTTTGTCGGAGTAAAGCGTCCAGGAACAGCGGCGACAACAGAGTACCCTATAAGTATGGTGGAAGTGCCTCAAATCGATTTATCGTCCACACTGATTCGTGAACGCCTTGCGACTGGGGGAACGGTAACATTTTTATTACCAGAAGCGGTAGAGACGTTCATACGAGAGGAAGGTCTTTATGGAACGCGAACAGTATTTAGCGGCGATTAA
- the yqeH gene encoding ribosome biogenesis GTPase YqeH: MIEMPNCIGCGTTIQTEDKTAVGYAPPSSLEKDVVICQRCFRLKNYNEIQPVSLTDDDFLRILNGLGTQQGLIVKIVDIFDFNGSWLPGLHRFVGKNPVLLIANKADLLPKSVKPKKVINWLKREAKALGLQPIDVLLVSAHKGKGMAEAMEAIDEYRNGQNVYVVGCTNVGKSTFINRIIKQATGEGEVITTSHFPGTTLDMIDIPLDDGSALYDTPGIINHHQMAHHIDSSELKYIMPKKEIKPKVYQQNPGQSLFIGALARFDFIQGERSAFTIHVANDLPIHRTKLEKADTLYAEHKGELLAPPTADFIDQLPPLVRHEFSIKEAKTDVVFSGLGWITVQHANVVVAAYAPKGVQVSIRPSLI, from the coding sequence ATGATTGAAATGCCAAATTGTATTGGCTGTGGTACAACAATTCAAACAGAAGATAAAACAGCAGTTGGGTATGCACCCCCATCATCATTAGAAAAGGATGTGGTCATTTGCCAGCGCTGCTTCCGTTTGAAAAATTACAATGAAATTCAACCCGTGTCATTAACAGATGACGACTTTTTACGTATTTTAAACGGCCTTGGAACACAGCAGGGCTTAATCGTAAAAATTGTTGATATATTTGATTTCAATGGGAGCTGGCTACCTGGGCTTCACCGTTTTGTAGGGAAGAATCCTGTTCTTTTGATTGCCAACAAAGCAGATTTATTACCAAAATCAGTGAAACCGAAAAAAGTAATCAATTGGCTTAAACGCGAGGCAAAGGCACTAGGACTTCAGCCTATCGATGTTCTATTAGTCAGTGCCCATAAAGGCAAGGGAATGGCGGAAGCAATGGAGGCCATCGACGAGTACCGTAACGGACAAAATGTCTATGTTGTAGGTTGTACAAATGTTGGGAAATCTACATTCATTAACCGTATTATTAAACAGGCTACAGGAGAAGGGGAAGTCATTACAACGTCACACTTCCCTGGTACTACTTTAGACATGATTGACATTCCACTGGATGATGGTAGTGCATTATATGATACGCCTGGTATTATTAATCATCATCAAATGGCTCATCATATTGATTCAAGTGAATTAAAATATATTATGCCGAAAAAGGAAATTAAACCGAAAGTCTACCAGCAAAATCCTGGACAGTCCCTATTTATTGGGGCATTGGCGAGATTTGACTTTATCCAGGGAGAGCGTTCAGCCTTTACAATCCATGTGGCAAACGATCTACCGATTCACCGTACAAAGCTTGAGAAGGCCGATACATTATATGCAGAACATAAAGGCGAGCTTCTGGCACCTCCAACTGCAGATTTTATCGACCAACTTCCACCATTGGTACGTCATGAGTTTTCCATCAAAGAAGCGAAAACAGACGTTGTATTTTCTGGCCTGGGCTGGATTACAGTACAGCATGCTAATGTAGTCGTAGCAGCCTACGCGCCAAAAGGTGTACAAGTTTCAATTCGTCCTTCACTGATCTAA
- a CDS encoding class I SAM-dependent DNA methyltransferase, translating to MSSYERFAHVYDELQTDIPYNLYVDWVVQHAPCSQYPTLLDIGCGTGVLSLLFAHAGYKVSGVDLSEEMLSIAAKRFADAGYQAPLYCMSMDELDGFEALDVVTITIDSLNYVVEEQAVYTTLERIYHALRDGGQLFFDVHSLFKMNEIFLDGPFTYDDGDISYVWHTAPADFEHSVTHQMTFYVRDIASELYERFDEEHLQRTFSIEQYMAWLRAIGFHDVEITADFTDEAPEYESERIFIRAVK from the coding sequence GTGAGTAGTTACGAACGCTTTGCCCATGTCTATGATGAGCTACAAACGGATATTCCTTACAATCTTTATGTAGATTGGGTTGTACAGCATGCACCATGCAGCCAATACCCCACACTTTTAGATATTGGTTGTGGTACAGGTGTGCTTAGCTTGTTATTCGCCCATGCTGGTTATAAGGTCAGCGGAGTCGACTTATCAGAAGAGATGCTGTCCATCGCAGCAAAACGCTTTGCTGATGCAGGCTACCAAGCTCCGTTATATTGTATGTCGATGGACGAATTAGATGGCTTTGAGGCGTTAGATGTTGTGACGATTACCATTGACTCCCTTAATTATGTTGTAGAGGAGCAAGCCGTCTATACAACATTAGAACGTATTTATCATGCTTTACGTGATGGAGGACAGCTGTTTTTTGATGTTCATTCATTATTTAAGATGAATGAGATTTTTTTAGACGGACCGTTTACGTATGATGATGGGGACATTAGTTATGTATGGCATACAGCGCCAGCTGATTTCGAGCATTCTGTTACACATCAAATGACCTTTTATGTGCGAGATATCGCAAGTGAGTTATATGAACGTTTTGATGAAGAGCATTTACAACGTACTTTCTCAATAGAGCAGTATATGGCTTGGCTGCGCGCCATTGGTTTTCATGATGTGGAAATCACAGCTGATTTTACGGATGAAGCACCTGAATATGAAAGCGAACGCATTTTTATTCGTGCGGTGAAATAA
- the pssA gene encoding CDP-diacylglycerol--serine O-phosphatidyltransferase produces the protein MKSHAANFITISNMSFGGAAIMAILHEYYSYSVLFIFIAALLDRYDGKVARALGQVSELGKQLDSMSDIISFGVAPALLMYEVVLVDFGFAGMMMAVLFIVCGAMRLARFNISEANGYFTGLPITAAGTFLTLTYFAANAFHPAFYLFLFPILALLMISTFTLKKV, from the coding sequence ATGAAATCGCACGCAGCTAACTTCATCACAATTAGTAATATGTCCTTTGGAGGCGCGGCTATTATGGCCATTTTACATGAATATTATAGCTATAGTGTCTTGTTTATCTTTATTGCAGCCCTTCTTGATCGCTACGATGGTAAGGTAGCGAGAGCACTCGGACAAGTGTCTGAGTTAGGTAAACAATTAGATTCTATGAGTGATATTATATCATTTGGTGTGGCACCTGCATTATTAATGTATGAAGTTGTTCTAGTTGATTTTGGTTTTGCCGGCATGATGATGGCCGTATTATTTATCGTCTGTGGCGCGATGCGTTTAGCTCGCTTCAATATTAGTGAAGCGAATGGTTATTTCACAGGTTTACCAATTACAGCTGCAGGTACGTTCTTAACTTTAACGTATTTCGCAGCCAATGCGTTCCATCCGGCATTTTATCTTTTCCTTTTTCCCATCTTAGCTTTACTCATGATTAGTACATTTACGTTAAAAAAAGTGTAA
- a CDS encoding YrrS family protein, whose product MSERQTRSSRHLQPSRNKKLDKLLNVLIGVVVVLIIITATYVFKWQDDADQAVKDEPAQEEKSGDNEKEVDKEPAKEQDKDLAVEEDKTSEEESEPDTSQEEQGTPEESTSDNPIVDKVITNKNWQPTPTTQTGQHVSSYDDKSVDWAEKVATVSTVTGIEQSNMIIWRMQNNGGPNSSVATVSTNDKSQMYRVSMEWVENEGWKPVKLEQLNTLEGAY is encoded by the coding sequence ATGAGTGAACGACAAACTCGAAGTAGTCGTCATTTGCAGCCATCTCGTAATAAAAAGCTAGATAAACTATTGAATGTTTTAATAGGTGTTGTGGTTGTACTTATTATTATTACAGCAACCTATGTGTTTAAATGGCAAGATGATGCAGATCAAGCAGTGAAAGATGAACCAGCTCAAGAGGAAAAGAGCGGTGATAACGAAAAAGAAGTAGATAAAGAACCTGCGAAAGAACAGGATAAAGATCTCGCTGTTGAAGAAGACAAAACTTCCGAGGAAGAATCGGAGCCTGATACATCTCAGGAAGAGCAAGGTACGCCAGAAGAGTCGACATCGGATAATCCAATTGTTGACAAGGTTATCACGAATAAAAATTGGCAGCCAACACCTACAACTCAAACAGGTCAGCATGTTTCTTCATATGATGACAAGTCTGTAGACTGGGCTGAGAAGGTAGCCACTGTTTCGACTGTGACAGGCATCGAACAAAGCAATATGATTATTTGGCGTATGCAAAATAATGGTGGTCCTAATTCATCCGTTGCGACAGTTTCAACGAATGATAAATCTCAGATGTACCGTGTCAGTATGGAATGGGTTGAAAATGAAGGATGGAAGCCCGTGAAGTTGGAGCAACTTAACACATTAGAAGGCGCCTATTGA
- the rsfS gene encoding ribosome silencing factor: MTSTLLQAAYKAIDDKHGEDIVVLNMQGISLLADYFIIAHGNSDRQVQAIARELQDIAEQQGYEIRRVEGFDAARWVLVDLGDVVAHVFHKDERAYYNLERLWGDAPQLDMPEA, translated from the coding sequence ATGACTTCAACTTTATTACAAGCAGCGTACAAAGCAATTGACGACAAACATGGTGAGGATATTGTCGTTTTAAATATGCAAGGAATTTCCCTTTTAGCAGATTATTTTATCATCGCCCATGGTAACTCTGACCGCCAAGTGCAAGCAATCGCGCGTGAGTTACAGGATATAGCAGAACAACAAGGCTATGAAATTCGTCGTGTCGAAGGTTTCGATGCAGCTCGTTGGGTACTTGTTGACCTTGGAGATGTAGTGGCGCACGTATTCCATAAGGATGAGCGTGCTTATTATAATTTAGAACGTCTATGGGGCGATGCACCGCAGCTAGACATGCCAGAGGCCTAA
- the yhbY gene encoding ribosome assembly RNA-binding protein YhbY, with the protein MLTGKQKRFLRAEAHHLTPIFQVGKGGVNDEMTKQIREALEVRELIKVRILDNCEEDKHEVAESLATGARAELVQLIGLTVVLYKESRNHKKIVLPKATK; encoded by the coding sequence ATGTTAACAGGTAAACAGAAACGTTTTTTACGTGCAGAGGCACATCATTTAACACCTATTTTCCAAGTAGGAAAAGGTGGAGTTAATGACGAAATGACAAAGCAAATTCGTGAGGCACTAGAAGTACGTGAACTGATTAAAGTGCGTATTTTAGATAACTGTGAAGAGGACAAACATGAAGTTGCTGAATCACTGGCAACAGGTGCTCGTGCGGAGCTTGTCCAATTAATCGGTCTGACAGTTGTTTTATATAAAGAGTCACGCAATCATAAAAAGATTGTATTACCAAAAGCAACGAAATAA